One window from the genome of Elaeis guineensis isolate ETL-2024a chromosome 5, EG11, whole genome shotgun sequence encodes:
- the LOC105045459 gene encoding uncharacterized protein isoform X2: MSTVSGILKRPIAARGIQSTNPRSSMEERHFRRFLDRFPVVRSPYYCADTERESCTHSAKDERASGRNVQNEMVKKDALAKTSDEDPFWQKLRVAAEKKVGPAKAQKFCRAFQSIHERLVYRELSLEAAQRFINAEGN, translated from the exons ATGTCCACCGTTTCGGGTATTTTAAAACGGCCGATCGCAGCGAGGGGCATCCAAAGTACGAATCCAAGAAGCTCCATGGAAGAGCGCCACTTCCGACGCTTTCTTGACCGCTTCCCGGTCGTCCGCTCTCCTTACTACTGC GCGGACACAGAAAGAGAATCATGTACACATTCAGCAAAGGATGAG AGAGCAAGTGGTAGAAATGTCCAGAATGAGATGGTGAAGAAAGACGCTTTAGCTAAAACTAGTGATGAAG ATCCATTTTGGCAGAAACTACGAGTAGCAGCTGAAAAAAAG GTAGGTCCAGCAAAGGCGCAGAAGTTTTGCAGGGCATTTCAAAGCATCCACGAGAGACTT GTTTACAGAGAACTTAGTCTTGAAGCTGCACAAAGATTCATTAATGCCGAAGGAAACTGA
- the LOC105045459 gene encoding uncharacterized protein isoform X1 — protein sequence MSTVSGILKRPIAARGIQSTNPRSSMEERHFRRFLDRFPVVRSPYYCADTERESCTHSAKDERASGRNVQNEMVKKDALAKTSDEDPFWQKLRVAAEKKVQQRRRSFAGHFKASTRDLFTENLVLKLHKDSLMPKETDVINQH from the exons ATGTCCACCGTTTCGGGTATTTTAAAACGGCCGATCGCAGCGAGGGGCATCCAAAGTACGAATCCAAGAAGCTCCATGGAAGAGCGCCACTTCCGACGCTTTCTTGACCGCTTCCCGGTCGTCCGCTCTCCTTACTACTGC GCGGACACAGAAAGAGAATCATGTACACATTCAGCAAAGGATGAG AGAGCAAGTGGTAGAAATGTCCAGAATGAGATGGTGAAGAAAGACGCTTTAGCTAAAACTAGTGATGAAG ATCCATTTTGGCAGAAACTACGAGTAGCAGCTGAAAAAAAG GTCCAGCAAAGGCGCAGAAGTTTTGCAGGGCATTTCAAAGCATCCACGAGAGACTT GTTTACAGAGAACTTAGTCTTGAAGCTGCACAAAGATTCATTAATGCCGAAGGAAACTGATGTGATAAACCAACATTGA
- the LOC105045459 gene encoding uncharacterized protein isoform X3 — translation MSTVSGILKRPIAARGIQSTNPRSSMEERHFRRFLDRFPVVRSPYYCADTERESCTHSAKDERASGRNVQNEMVKKDALAKTSDEDPFWQKLRVAAEKKVLVT, via the exons ATGTCCACCGTTTCGGGTATTTTAAAACGGCCGATCGCAGCGAGGGGCATCCAAAGTACGAATCCAAGAAGCTCCATGGAAGAGCGCCACTTCCGACGCTTTCTTGACCGCTTCCCGGTCGTCCGCTCTCCTTACTACTGC GCGGACACAGAAAGAGAATCATGTACACATTCAGCAAAGGATGAG AGAGCAAGTGGTAGAAATGTCCAGAATGAGATGGTGAAGAAAGACGCTTTAGCTAAAACTAGTGATGAAG ATCCATTTTGGCAGAAACTACGAGTAGCAGCTGAAAAAAAG GTCCTTGTAACATGA
- the LOC105045462 gene encoding 10 kDa chaperonin, mitochondrial, whose amino-acid sequence MAKRLIPSINRVLVEKIVPPSKTNAGILLPEKTTKLNSGKVVAVGPGARDRNGNLIPVSVKEGDVVLLPEYGGTEVKLGDKEYHLFRDDDILGTLHE is encoded by the exons ATGGCCAAGCGTCTCATTCCTTCCATCAATCGCGTTCTTGTTGAGAAGATCGTCCCCCCTTCCAAGACCAATGCTGGAATCTTGCTCCCTGAGAAGACCACCAAG TTGAACTCTGGAAAAGTTGTAGCAGTAGGCCCTGGTGCACGTGATAGGAATGGGAATCTTATCCCTGTTTCTGTGAAGGAAGGAGATGTAGTTCTTTTACCTGAGTATGGTGGAACTGAAGTAAAACTCGGTGACAAGGA GTATCATCTGTTCAGGGATGACGACATACTCGGAACACTTCATGAGTGA